The following are from one region of the Moritella sp. 24 genome:
- the rbsA gene encoding ribose ABC transporter ATP-binding protein RbsA, producing the protein MTQAILKLSGIEKSFPGVKALDNACLNVYPGKVMALLGENGAGKSTLMKVLTGIYSMDKGNINYQGSDVTFNGPRHSQEVGISIIHQELNLIPELTIAENIYLGREKTNVFGGIKWTQMYRDADALLKRLNVKHSSRQLLGELSLGEQQMVEIAKALSFESQVIVMDEPTDALTESETESLFKVINELRNEGCGIVYISHRLKEIFEICDDITVLRDGKFIDEIAVSAIDEDGLIEKMVGRRLDEIYPRIDATHGTTCMTVENIVAPGVRDVSFTLDRGEILGISGLMGAGRTELMKAIYGALARESGDVILDDKVISPVTPRDGLVNGIAYISEDRKGDGLVLGLSVKENMSLCALDSLSKGLQLDHGKEATAVEDFMRLFNVKTPSRDQIIGNLSGGNQQKVAIAKGLMTRPKVLILDEPTRGVDVGAKKEIYQLINQFKAEGMSIILVSSEMPEVLGMSDRILVMHEGRISGEFMAEDANQEKLMACAVGKRIDEAGL; encoded by the coding sequence ATGACGCAAGCAATTTTAAAACTCAGTGGTATCGAAAAATCATTTCCAGGTGTAAAAGCGCTGGATAATGCGTGCTTGAATGTATACCCAGGTAAGGTAATGGCATTACTGGGCGAAAATGGTGCCGGTAAGTCGACGTTAATGAAGGTACTTACAGGTATCTACAGCATGGACAAGGGTAATATTAACTATCAAGGTAGTGATGTTACGTTTAATGGTCCGCGTCACTCGCAAGAAGTTGGCATCAGCATTATTCACCAAGAATTAAACTTGATCCCTGAGTTAACGATTGCTGAAAATATCTATTTAGGCCGTGAAAAAACCAATGTGTTTGGTGGCATTAAATGGACGCAGATGTACCGTGATGCAGATGCATTGCTAAAACGTTTAAACGTCAAACACAGCTCGCGTCAATTATTGGGTGAGTTAAGCCTAGGCGAACAGCAAATGGTTGAAATTGCCAAGGCGTTGTCATTTGAATCGCAAGTTATCGTGATGGATGAACCAACCGATGCATTAACGGAAAGCGAAACTGAATCACTATTTAAAGTGATTAATGAGCTACGTAATGAAGGTTGTGGCATTGTTTATATCTCACACCGCTTAAAAGAAATTTTCGAAATTTGTGATGATATTACGGTATTACGTGACGGCAAATTTATTGATGAAATTGCAGTAAGTGCAATTGATGAAGACGGTCTGATTGAAAAAATGGTTGGCCGCCGTCTGGACGAAATTTATCCACGTATTGATGCGACGCATGGCACAACATGTATGACGGTTGAAAACATCGTTGCACCGGGTGTCCGTGATGTTAGCTTTACTTTAGACCGAGGTGAAATCTTAGGTATCTCAGGTCTAATGGGCGCGGGTCGTACCGAGTTAATGAAAGCGATTTATGGTGCACTGGCACGTGAGTCTGGCGATGTTATTTTAGATGATAAAGTTATTAGTCCTGTTACGCCACGTGATGGGTTGGTTAATGGTATTGCTTATATCTCTGAAGACCGTAAAGGTGATGGTTTAGTGCTTGGCTTATCAGTCAAAGAAAACATGTCATTGTGTGCACTTGATTCATTGTCTAAAGGTCTGCAATTAGATCACGGTAAAGAAGCAACGGCGGTTGAAGATTTCATGCGCTTGTTTAATGTAAAAACCCCAAGTCGAGATCAAATCATCGGTAACTTATCTGGTGGTAATCAACAGAAAGTCGCGATTGCAAAAGGTTTAATGACTCGCCCGAAAGTGCTTATTTTAGATGAACCAACTCGCGGTGTTGATGTTGGCGCTAAAAAAGAAATCTACCAGTTAATTAATCAATTTAAAGCAGAAGGCATGAGTATCATTTTAGTGTCGTCAGAAATGCCGGAAGTATTAGGCATGAGTGATCGTATTTTAGTGATGCACGAAGGTCGAATCAGCGGTGAGTTTATGGCTGAAGATGCTAACCAAGAAAAACTAATGGCGTGTGCTGTTGGCAAGCGTATCGATGAGGCAGGACTATGA
- the rbsB gene encoding ribose ABC transporter substrate-binding protein RbsB, translated as MKKLATLISAAVVSASFSATVMAQDTLAMVVSTLNNPFFVTMKEGAEAKAETLGYKLIVLDSQNDPSKELANVEDLTVRGVKAILINPTDSDAVSNAIRMANRSGIPVLTLDRGASRGKVVSHIASDNVAGGEMAGQYISDTIGANAKVIQLEGIAGTSAARERGQGFMQAVEKNKMDLLGSQPADFDRTKGLNVMENMLAANPNVQAVFAQNDEMALGALRAVQASGKDVLIVGFDGTEDGIAAVKRGILGATIAQQPELIGALGIETADKVLKGQSVEKSIAVPLKVITQ; from the coding sequence ATGAAAAAATTAGCAACCCTAATTTCTGCAGCTGTTGTTTCAGCTTCTTTCAGTGCAACCGTTATGGCACAAGATACACTTGCAATGGTGGTTTCGACGCTAAATAACCCTTTCTTCGTAACAATGAAAGAAGGTGCAGAGGCGAAAGCGGAAACCTTAGGTTATAAGTTAATTGTGCTGGACTCACAGAATGATCCAAGTAAAGAATTAGCGAACGTTGAAGACCTTACAGTTCGTGGCGTAAAAGCAATCCTAATCAATCCAACGGATTCAGATGCGGTATCAAATGCGATTCGTATGGCTAACCGTTCAGGTATTCCAGTATTAACATTAGACCGTGGTGCAAGCCGCGGTAAAGTAGTGAGCCACATTGCATCAGATAACGTTGCTGGTGGCGAAATGGCTGGTCAATATATCTCAGATACGATTGGTGCGAATGCAAAAGTAATCCAATTAGAAGGTATCGCAGGTACATCTGCAGCACGTGAACGTGGTCAAGGTTTCATGCAAGCTGTTGAAAAAAATAAAATGGATTTATTAGGTAGCCAACCAGCTGATTTTGACCGTACAAAAGGTCTTAACGTAATGGAAAACATGCTTGCTGCGAATCCAAATGTACAAGCGGTATTTGCACAAAATGATGAAATGGCATTAGGTGCATTACGTGCTGTTCAAGCATCAGGTAAAGACGTATTAATCGTTGGCTTTGATGGTACTGAAGACGGTATTGCTGCTGTTAAACGCGGTATTTTAGGCGCGACAATTGCTCAACAACCTGAGTTAATTGGTGCCCTTGGTATCGAAACAGCTGACAAAGTACTAAAAGGTCAGTCTGTAGAGAAAAGCATCGCTGTTCCACTAAAAGTGATCACTCAGTAA
- the rbsC gene encoding ribose ABC transporter permease, producing the protein MTKTLTNKLFSKEWLIEQKSLIALILLIVVVSFLNPNFFTMGNILNILRQTSVNAIIAVGMTLVILTAGIDLSVGSILALCGAFAATLISMEVPVMIAVPVALFAGAGLGAMSGIIIAKGKVQAFIATLVTMTLLRGVTMVYTEGRPISTGFTDVADNFSLIGTDYLFGIPVPIWLMVMVFASVWYLLNHTRFGRYVYAIGGNEAAARLSGINVDKVKIGVYAICGLLAALAGLIVTSRLSSAQPTAGMGYELDAIAAVVLGGTSLAGGKGRIMGTLVGALIIGFLNNALNLLDVSSYFQMIAKAVVILLAVLVDTKKK; encoded by the coding sequence ATGACTAAAACCCTAACGAACAAGCTATTCAGTAAAGAATGGTTAATTGAACAAAAATCATTAATCGCTCTGATCTTATTGATTGTGGTGGTGTCTTTTTTAAACCCTAACTTTTTCACTATGGGTAATATTTTAAACATATTACGTCAAACATCAGTGAATGCGATTATTGCCGTGGGCATGACCTTAGTTATCTTAACCGCTGGTATTGATTTAAGTGTCGGCTCTATTCTCGCGCTATGTGGTGCCTTTGCAGCGACGCTTATCTCGATGGAAGTGCCAGTGATGATTGCGGTACCCGTTGCTTTATTTGCAGGTGCAGGTCTGGGTGCAATGAGCGGTATTATTATTGCGAAAGGTAAGGTACAAGCCTTTATTGCTACGCTGGTTACTATGACGTTATTACGTGGTGTGACTATGGTGTATACCGAAGGTCGTCCTATCTCAACTGGTTTTACTGATGTTGCAGATAACTTCTCGTTAATCGGTACTGATTACTTATTCGGTATTCCTGTGCCAATTTGGTTAATGGTAATGGTGTTTGCATCGGTATGGTATTTATTAAATCACACACGTTTTGGTCGTTATGTTTATGCGATTGGTGGTAACGAAGCGGCAGCACGTTTATCAGGTATTAATGTAGATAAAGTAAAAATTGGTGTCTATGCCATCTGTGGTTTACTTGCAGCATTAGCGGGCTTGATTGTGACTTCTCGTTTGTCATCAGCGCAGCCAACAGCTGGTATGGGTTATGAGTTAGATGCCATTGCCGCGGTCGTATTAGGCGGAACAAGTCTTGCGGGTGGTAAAGGTCGCATTATGGGTACACTGGTTGGTGCGCTTATTATCGGTTTCTTAAACAACGCATTGAACCTGTTGGATGTATCGTCATATTTCCAAATGATTGCTAAAGCTGTCGTTATCCTACTTGCAGTATTAGTTGATACGAAAAAGAAATAA
- the rbsK gene encoding ribokinase has protein sequence MNKLVVLGSVNADHVLQVASFPRPGETLLGHSYAVIPGGKGANQAVAAARLGADIAFIACVGDDSFGHKMINEFADDGINTQAVMIEADKPTGIAMIQVAATGENSICISAEANACLTPERIAPHSDLIKQADTLLMQLETPIATITQAAKIAKQAGTRVVLNPAPAQPLNDELLSVVDLITPNETEAELLTGIKVVDMASAQVAADVLHSKGISEVMITLGSQGVWISEDGKGKQVKGFRVDAVDTTAAGDTFNGGLLAGLQAELLLDEAIIFAHAAAAISVTRVGAQTSIPTKAEVEVFLASQD, from the coding sequence ATGAATAAGTTAGTTGTGTTAGGCAGTGTAAATGCTGATCATGTTTTACAAGTGGCTTCTTTTCCCCGTCCAGGCGAAACCTTACTCGGCCATAGTTATGCAGTGATCCCTGGTGGTAAAGGTGCGAACCAAGCAGTTGCAGCAGCAAGATTAGGTGCTGATATTGCGTTTATTGCTTGTGTTGGCGATGATAGCTTTGGCCACAAAATGATTAACGAATTCGCCGATGATGGCATTAATACACAAGCGGTGATGATTGAAGCAGATAAACCCACTGGCATTGCGATGATCCAAGTGGCTGCAACGGGCGAAAACAGCATTTGTATTTCAGCAGAAGCAAATGCCTGTTTAACACCGGAGCGAATTGCACCACATAGTGATTTAATTAAGCAAGCTGATACATTATTGATGCAATTAGAAACGCCGATTGCAACTATTACCCAAGCCGCTAAAATAGCAAAACAAGCAGGTACACGAGTGGTATTAAATCCAGCACCTGCCCAACCTTTAAATGATGAATTATTATCAGTTGTTGATCTGATTACACCCAATGAAACTGAAGCCGAATTGCTGACGGGGATTAAAGTGGTGGATATGGCATCAGCACAAGTGGCTGCAGATGTATTGCACAGCAAAGGTATTTCAGAAGTGATGATTACTTTGGGTAGCCAAGGTGTTTGGATCAGTGAAGATGGTAAAGGTAAGCAAGTAAAAGGCTTCCGTGTCGATGCGGTTGATACAACTGCTGCAGGTGATACTTTTAATGGTGGTTTGTTAGCGGGGTTACAAGCTGAACTACTATTAGATGAGGCGATTATTTTTGCTCATGCAGCCGCTGCAATTTCAGTTACTCGTGTTGGTGCGCAAACATCAATACCGACTAAAGCAGAAGTTGAAGTGTTTTTGGCCTCGCAAGATTAA
- a CDS encoding porin — MLKKTALAIALSSLFVGTAAQAVTIYDNDNGDTIKLYGEVGVGGHFNPDYEYGEFVESPLNENKDGYGTDTTYIDDSFATIGVKGTYQDVYYRVELDYERENWAYGSGDMVLAIDKLFIGYNITSNHAIEVGLTDTAFDDYDKYGDFTFDTTVETGEAGDQQNTVKYEGKIKNFKLGASYSYQGESSSGSALGDIVNGYFGYFGKTLSAVVGVEKRAGSAGESKYGEQVLFGFGARYNVNEQLSFGVNGYIEDEDIAQNSTNLVVDPANPDNDVTVHNDYQTFQNKGALVSARYKFSAKWEVTGSYNFEEYEKWAIKNVENGVTPYSWGDERTWSTVGVNFRPSSSVIFAVEANFGESAQDAYAYGRVYF; from the coding sequence ATGTTAAAGAAAACTGCTCTTGCAATAGCACTCTCTTCTTTATTCGTTGGTACTGCAGCTCAGGCTGTCACTATCTACGATAATGACAACGGTGACACAATCAAACTTTATGGTGAAGTTGGCGTTGGTGGTCATTTCAATCCTGACTACGAATACGGCGAATTTGTTGAATCACCGCTAAATGAAAATAAAGATGGTTATGGTACAGACACTACCTATATCGATGACAGCTTTGCCACTATTGGTGTAAAAGGTACGTATCAAGACGTTTACTACCGCGTAGAACTTGATTACGAACGTGAAAACTGGGCTTATGGCTCTGGCGATATGGTATTAGCAATCGACAAATTATTTATCGGTTACAACATCACAAGTAACCACGCCATTGAAGTCGGTCTAACTGATACTGCATTCGATGATTACGATAAATACGGTGATTTCACGTTTGATACCACTGTTGAAACCGGTGAAGCTGGTGACCAACAAAACACCGTTAAATATGAAGGTAAAATCAAAAACTTCAAATTAGGTGCGTCTTATTCTTACCAAGGTGAATCATCATCAGGCTCTGCATTAGGTGACATCGTAAATGGTTATTTTGGTTACTTCGGTAAGACATTATCAGCTGTTGTGGGTGTAGAAAAGCGCGCAGGCTCAGCTGGTGAATCTAAATACGGCGAACAAGTTCTATTTGGTTTTGGTGCACGCTATAACGTAAATGAACAACTTTCTTTTGGTGTTAATGGTTATATCGAAGATGAAGATATTGCTCAAAACAGCACTAACTTAGTTGTTGACCCAGCGAACCCAGACAATGATGTCACTGTACATAACGATTACCAAACCTTCCAAAACAAAGGTGCATTAGTTTCTGCTCGTTACAAATTCTCTGCTAAATGGGAAGTAACAGGTTCTTATAACTTCGAAGAATATGAAAAGTGGGCAATCAAAAATGTTGAAAACGGCGTAACTCCATACTCGTGGGGCGATGAACGTACTTGGAGTACTGTTGGCGTGAACTTCCGCCCATCAAGCTCAGTTATTTTTGCTGTTGAAGCAAACTTCGGTGAGTCAGCACAAGATGCTTACGCTTACGGCCGTGTTTATTTCTAG
- a CDS encoding outer membrane protein OmpK, giving the protein MNYIYKLLLSSAVLPICASTAIAADYSDGLHKNDYKWMQFNIMYSVGEKPSIDDNLAHDYLELEFGGRSGIVDLYGYVDVFNLTNTDSSNSDKTDGASKIFMKLAPRFSLDAMTGKDLSFGPVQEMYIATLYNWGGGGITGSRPNDEKGQPSVAIDGDVNNSFWGLGTDMIVPWFDKIGVNLYVLYDLNTKSWNGYQFSMNWFKPFVTFDNDSFIAYQGYIDYQFGADASDTNFVPTTTHGGVMFNGVYWHSDRYSLGYGIKAYNDVYTVKDGAGTLGLDSTGFAHYFAAIYKF; this is encoded by the coding sequence ATGAATTATATCTATAAATTATTACTCTCGAGTGCAGTGCTGCCCATTTGCGCGAGTACGGCTATTGCAGCGGATTATAGTGACGGGTTACATAAAAATGACTATAAATGGATGCAATTTAATATTATGTATTCCGTTGGCGAAAAGCCCAGTATTGACGATAACTTAGCTCATGATTATCTGGAACTCGAATTTGGTGGTCGTTCTGGGATCGTTGATTTATATGGTTATGTGGATGTGTTTAATCTTACTAATACAGATTCGAGCAACTCAGATAAAACCGATGGTGCAAGTAAGATATTCATGAAATTAGCACCACGCTTTTCACTCGATGCGATGACAGGCAAGGATCTATCTTTTGGACCCGTGCAAGAAATGTATATTGCGACCCTATATAATTGGGGTGGGGGAGGGATCACGGGATCACGTCCTAATGATGAGAAAGGTCAACCAAGTGTTGCCATTGATGGCGATGTGAATAATTCATTTTGGGGATTAGGCACAGACATGATAGTGCCTTGGTTTGATAAGATTGGAGTTAATCTTTATGTCTTATACGATCTCAATACAAAAAGCTGGAATGGTTACCAGTTTTCAATGAATTGGTTTAAACCGTTTGTTACGTTCGATAATGACAGTTTTATTGCGTATCAGGGCTACATTGATTATCAGTTTGGTGCGGATGCGAGTGATACTAATTTTGTTCCGACAACAACACATGGTGGAGTGATGTTTAATGGTGTGTATTGGCATTCAGACCGATATTCTTTAGGGTATGGAATTAAAGCATACAATGATGTTTATACCGTTAAAGATGGGGCTGGTACGCTCGGTTTAGACTCAACGGGTTTTGCGCATTATTTTGCGGCTATTTATAAGTTCTAA
- the rbsD gene encoding D-ribose pyranase gives MKKNKLINADLSYLVATLGHTNEITICDAGLPVPDSTKRIDLALIPGVPTFIATVKAILGEMQIEGVVLAEEFATVSPELHTALLDVITNEEQLTNKAITITYISHEAFKQRTHQSKAVVRTGECTPYANVIFQSGVVF, from the coding sequence ATGAAGAAAAATAAACTCATCAATGCTGACTTATCTTATTTAGTTGCAACGCTTGGACATACTAACGAGATCACCATTTGTGATGCTGGTTTACCGGTTCCTGACTCGACAAAACGTATCGATTTAGCGCTTATTCCGGGTGTACCTACTTTTATTGCGACTGTGAAAGCAATATTAGGCGAAATGCAAATTGAAGGTGTGGTGCTTGCAGAAGAGTTTGCAACGGTTAGCCCTGAGTTACACACAGCCTTACTTGATGTTATTACGAATGAAGAACAACTCACAAATAAAGCGATTACGATCACTTATATTAGTCACGAAGCATTTAAACAACGCACACACCAAAGTAAAGCGGTTGTACGAACCGGTGAGTGCACACCTTATGCGAATGTGATTTTTCAATCTGGCGTCGTGTTTTAA
- a CDS encoding DUF1097 domain-containing protein produces MKDRYQVALSAGLLAALWCGIADTFHLITWIGFLSCSTYFAQPKAGFQGVLMTWFTNLSGVFWAWLVITGSGLVDTPLLGYLLTGIITSLMCLQASHTKLAFIPGAFIGCCITFAMAGDVTPIIPPLLLGALLGYAMTQLTALFVNFKAAPQHI; encoded by the coding sequence ATGAAAGATCGTTATCAAGTAGCACTTTCCGCAGGTCTACTTGCTGCGCTATGGTGCGGTATAGCTGATACGTTTCATCTGATCACTTGGATAGGTTTTTTAAGTTGCAGTACTTACTTTGCGCAACCGAAAGCTGGGTTTCAGGGCGTCTTAATGACTTGGTTCACTAATCTGTCAGGCGTATTCTGGGCGTGGTTAGTCATCACAGGCAGTGGTCTTGTCGATACGCCCCTACTGGGTTATCTCCTCACAGGTATTATAACCAGCCTTATGTGTCTGCAAGCCAGCCATACCAAACTTGCCTTTATCCCCGGTGCCTTTATCGGTTGCTGCATTACTTTTGCGATGGCCGGTGATGTCACTCCGATTATTCCACCGCTACTGCTTGGTGCATTATTAGGGTATGCCATGACACAACTAACAGCCTTGTTTGTTAATTTTAAAGCAGCGCCACAGCACATTTGA
- a CDS encoding outer membrane protein OmpK translates to MKNIKNAALAATTLAAISCNAFAADYSDDIHKNDYQWSQFNLMYAVAEKPSGTGSNKGHDYLEMEFGGRSGVVDLYGYVDVFNLTNTDSSDSDKTSGSKIFMKLAPRFSLDAITGKDLSFGPVQEIYFSNQIVWDGAIDEGLNNFFTGLGSDVMVPWLGKVGVNLYGLYEMNNKDWNGYQLSVNWFKPVHTFENKSFISYQGYVDYQFGLDTSAGGVSNGGTMYNGIYWHSERYSVGYGLKAYNEIYGIKDGGGTESTGFAHFFAAAYKF, encoded by the coding sequence ATGAAAAATATTAAAAATGCAGCATTAGCTGCAACAACGCTTGCTGCTATTTCTTGTAATGCTTTTGCCGCTGATTATTCTGATGATATCCACAAGAATGATTACCAATGGTCACAATTCAACTTAATGTATGCTGTAGCTGAAAAGCCAAGTGGTACAGGTTCTAATAAAGGACATGATTATTTAGAAATGGAATTTGGCGGTCGTTCAGGTGTTGTTGACTTGTATGGTTATGTAGATGTATTTAATTTAACTAATACCGATTCAAGTGATTCAGATAAAACTAGCGGTAGCAAAATATTCATGAAACTTGCTCCTCGTTTTTCACTTGATGCGATCACTGGTAAAGATTTGTCATTTGGCCCAGTTCAGGAAATCTATTTTTCCAATCAGATTGTTTGGGATGGTGCTATTGATGAAGGCCTAAATAATTTCTTCACTGGTTTAGGTAGTGATGTAATGGTTCCTTGGCTTGGAAAAGTAGGCGTTAATCTTTATGGTCTTTATGAAATGAACAATAAAGATTGGAACGGTTATCAGTTATCTGTGAACTGGTTTAAACCTGTTCATACTTTTGAGAATAAGAGTTTTATTTCTTACCAAGGTTATGTTGATTATCAGTTTGGTCTTGATACGAGCGCTGGCGGTGTAAGTAACGGTGGTACTATGTATAACGGTATTTATTGGCATTCAGAGCGCTATTCTGTGGGTTATGGCCTAAAAGCGTATAACGAAATCTATGGTATTAAAGATGGTGGTGGTACAGAATCTACAGGTTTTGCTCACTTCTTCGCAGCAGCATACAAATTCTAA